A single window of Mycolicibacterium madagascariense DNA harbors:
- the cmk gene encoding (d)CMP kinase — protein MSGPVTIAVDGPAGTGKSSVSRGLARRLHARYLDTGAMYRIVTLAVLRSGTDLEDVDGVAEVAAQVDFTVGFDPDEDLYFLGAEDVSSEIRGDAVTKAVSAVSAVPDVRTLLVARQRELADGSVTVVVEGRDIGTVVLPDADVKIFLTASAEERARRRNDQNVAAGQPGDYEAVLADVRRRDHLDSTRAVSPLRAADDAIVVDSSDMSEAEVVAHLLDLVEQRQRTGASR, from the coding sequence GTGAGCGGCCCGGTGACGATTGCCGTCGATGGACCGGCGGGTACCGGAAAGTCCTCGGTATCACGGGGTTTGGCGCGTCGACTGCACGCCCGATACCTGGACACGGGCGCGATGTACCGGATCGTGACGCTGGCCGTGCTGCGGTCCGGAACCGATCTTGAGGACGTCGACGGCGTGGCCGAGGTGGCCGCGCAGGTGGACTTCACGGTGGGCTTCGATCCCGACGAAGATCTGTACTTCCTTGGCGCAGAGGATGTCTCGAGTGAGATTCGCGGTGACGCCGTCACCAAGGCCGTGTCCGCGGTGTCGGCGGTGCCCGACGTTCGAACGCTCCTGGTGGCCAGGCAGCGCGAGCTAGCCGACGGGTCGGTCACCGTGGTGGTCGAGGGTCGCGACATCGGCACCGTGGTGCTGCCCGACGCCGACGTGAAGATCTTCCTCACCGCCTCGGCGGAGGAGCGGGCCCGGCGGCGCAACGACCAGAACGTCGCGGCAGGCCAGCCCGGTGACTACGAGGCCGTGCTGGCCGACGTGCGTCGCCGGGACCACCTCGACTCGACGCGGGCGGTGTCGCCGCTGCGGGCAGCCGACGATGCGATCGTCGTCGACAGCAGCGACATGTCCGAAGCCGAGGTCGTGGCGCATCTGCTGGACCTCGTCGAGCAGCGGCAGCGGACTGGAGCATCACGATGA
- a CDS encoding pseudouridine synthase has product MADGDDGTRLQKILSQAGVASRRVAERMIRDGRVEVDGHVVTEMGTRVDPETSEIRVDGVKIRLDDTMVYLAINKERGMHSTMSDDQGRPCVGDLVEYRVRGNKKLFHVGRLDADTEGLLILTNDGELAHRLMHPSYEVPKTYLATVLGSVPRGLGKKLKAGIELDDGPIHVDDFAMVDTVPGKSLVKVTLHEGRKRIVRRMMEAVGFPVTDLVRTDIGTVSLGEQKPGSIRVLTSKEVGELYKAVGL; this is encoded by the coding sequence ATGGCTGACGGAGACGACGGCACCCGACTGCAGAAGATCCTCTCGCAGGCGGGGGTGGCGTCGCGCCGTGTCGCGGAACGGATGATCCGCGACGGCAGGGTGGAGGTCGACGGCCACGTCGTGACCGAGATGGGTACCCGCGTCGACCCGGAGACCTCCGAGATCCGGGTCGACGGCGTGAAGATCCGCCTCGACGACACGATGGTGTACCTCGCCATCAACAAGGAACGCGGCATGCACTCCACGATGTCGGACGACCAGGGCAGGCCCTGCGTCGGAGACCTCGTCGAATACCGGGTCCGGGGGAACAAGAAGCTGTTCCACGTGGGCCGCCTCGACGCCGACACCGAGGGATTGCTGATCCTGACCAACGACGGCGAGCTGGCGCACCGCCTGATGCACCCCTCCTACGAGGTGCCCAAGACCTATCTCGCCACGGTCCTCGGTTCGGTGCCGCGCGGTCTCGGCAAGAAGCTGAAGGCCGGCATCGAATTGGACGACGGCCCCATTCACGTCGACGACTTCGCGATGGTCGACACGGTGCCGGGCAAGTCCCTGGTGAAGGTGACGCTGCACGAGGGACGCAAGCGCATCGTGCGCCGGATGATGGAGGCGGTCGGCTTCCCGGTCACCGATCTGGTCAGGACCGACATCGGCACGGTGTCCCTCGGCGAGCAGAAGCCGGGCAGCATCCGGGTTCTGACGAGTAAAGAGGTCGGCGAGTTGTACAAGGCGGTGGGACTGTGA
- the der gene encoding ribosome biogenesis GTPase Der: MSDDDADVADGTWSDETDWELAPDGIDVGDLEADYAPPPVVAVVGRPNVGKSTLVNRILGRREAVVQDIPGVTRDRVSYDANWLGRRFMVQDTGGWEPDAKGLQSLVAEQASVAMRTADAIILVVDSITGATSADEAAAKRLQRSGKPVFLAANKVDNEKMESEAALLWSLGLGEPHPVSAMHGRGVADLLDAVLAVLPELSEIASGAGGPRRVALVGKPNVGKSSLLNRLAGDERSVVHDVAGTTVDPVDSLIELDGKLWRFVDTAGLRRKVGQASGHEFYASVRTHGAIDAAEVVVVMIDSSQPLTEQDQRVLSMVIEAGRAVVLAFNKWDLMDEDRRFLLDREIDLSLEQVQWAQRVNISAKTGRAVQKLVPALESALASWDKRVPTGPLNTYVKEIVAATPPPVRGGKQPKILFATQATARPPTFVLFTSGFLEAGYRRFLERKLREKWGFEGSPIKINVRVREKRGAGARKR; encoded by the coding sequence ATGAGCGACGACGACGCCGACGTGGCCGACGGCACGTGGAGCGACGAAACCGATTGGGAGCTGGCGCCGGACGGCATCGACGTCGGCGATCTCGAAGCGGACTACGCCCCGCCGCCGGTGGTGGCCGTGGTGGGTCGTCCCAACGTCGGCAAGTCGACCCTGGTGAACCGCATCCTGGGGCGCCGCGAGGCCGTCGTCCAGGACATCCCCGGCGTGACGCGTGACCGGGTGTCCTACGACGCGAACTGGCTCGGTCGTCGCTTCATGGTGCAGGACACCGGCGGGTGGGAGCCCGACGCGAAGGGACTGCAGAGTCTGGTCGCCGAGCAGGCGAGCGTCGCGATGCGCACCGCCGACGCGATCATCCTGGTGGTCGATTCGATCACCGGCGCCACCAGTGCCGACGAGGCCGCGGCCAAACGGCTGCAACGCTCGGGAAAGCCAGTCTTCTTGGCGGCCAACAAGGTCGACAACGAAAAGATGGAGTCCGAGGCGGCGCTGCTGTGGTCGCTGGGGCTGGGGGAGCCGCATCCCGTCAGCGCGATGCACGGCCGTGGCGTCGCCGACCTGCTCGACGCCGTGCTCGCCGTATTGCCGGAGTTGTCCGAGATCGCCTCGGGCGCGGGCGGTCCGCGCCGCGTCGCACTCGTCGGCAAGCCCAACGTCGGCAAGAGCTCGCTGCTGAACCGGTTGGCCGGTGACGAGCGGTCGGTGGTGCACGACGTCGCGGGGACGACGGTGGATCCCGTCGACTCGCTCATCGAATTGGACGGCAAGCTCTGGCGTTTCGTCGACACCGCGGGTCTGCGTCGCAAGGTGGGCCAGGCCAGCGGACACGAGTTCTACGCGTCGGTGCGCACGCATGGAGCGATCGACGCGGCGGAGGTGGTCGTGGTGATGATCGACTCGTCGCAGCCGCTCACCGAACAGGACCAGCGGGTGCTGTCGATGGTCATCGAGGCGGGTCGGGCCGTCGTGCTCGCCTTCAACAAGTGGGACCTCATGGACGAGGACCGGCGCTTCCTGCTCGACCGCGAGATCGACCTGTCGCTCGAGCAGGTGCAGTGGGCGCAACGCGTGAACATCTCGGCAAAGACCGGGCGCGCGGTGCAGAAGTTGGTGCCCGCCTTGGAGAGTGCGCTGGCGTCCTGGGACAAGCGCGTCCCCACCGGGCCACTCAACACGTACGTCAAGGAGATCGTCGCCGCGACGCCGCCGCCGGTGCGTGGCGGCAAGCAACCGAAGATCCTGTTCGCGACGCAGGCGACGGCGCGGCCACCGACCTTCGTGCTGTTCACCTCGGGCTTCCTGGAGGCGGGTTATCGGCGATTCCTCGAACGCAAGCTGCGCGAGAAGTGGGGCTTCGAGGGCAGTCCCATCAAGATCAACGTCCGCGTGCGCGAGAAGCGCGGCGCGGGCGCCAGGAAGCGTTAG